A window from Pseudochaenichthys georgianus unplaced genomic scaffold, fPseGeo1.2 scaffold_720_arrow_ctg1, whole genome shotgun sequence encodes these proteins:
- the LOC117444065 gene encoding interferon regulatory factor 2-like codes for MKGQIRRVTADGKYQIGIDRPDPKTWKANFRCAMNSLPDIEEVKDKSIKKGTNAFRVYKMLSSSERMMKKVEKKKTDKEGKPKRSKEQAGSPSPIKQEALEFTVIDSVSARQWFQPFRPITPSECSVGDHVITSEQLPFVCQTIEVTTENEEQTVSSSHSYPLQISPVSSCCGSDTDSDTEGLSVVWRQDYNTSVLRVPSCSLPGMATFVTASKPNFRVTSTRDPTPLISYHTGEVDGWTAAYSQNSESAATGLTHEMRASVIMKTSDVNSS; via the exons ATGAAaggccaaataaggcgtgtcacggccgacg gtAAATATCAGATCGGCATAGACCGCCCTGACCCGAAGACGTGGAAGGCGAACTTCCGCTGCGCCATGAACAGTCTGCCGGACATCGAGGAGGTGAAGGACAAAAGCATCAAGAAGGGAACCAACGCATTCAGAGTGTACAAGATGCTCTCCTCCTCCGAGAGGATGATGAAGAAAG TGGAAAAGAAGAAGACCGACAAGGAGGGGAAGCCAAAAAGGAGTAAAGAG CAGGCAGGTTCTCCGTCTCCGATCAAGCAGGAAGCACTAGAGTTCACAGTGATCGACAGCGTCTCAG CACGACAGTGGTTTCAGCCTTTCCGTCCAATCACACCCAGCGAGTGCTCGGTAGGAGACCATGTGATCACCAGCGAGCAGCTACCGTTCGTCTGTCAGACCATCGAGGTGACCACTGAGAACGAGGAGCAGACCGTAAGCTCCTCCCACTCGTACCCGCTGCAAATCTCTCCTGTGTCCTCATGCTGCG GCAGCGACACGGACAGTGACACAGAG GGGCTCAGTGTAGTCTGGAGGCAGGACTACAACACATCAGTTCTCAGGGTTCCCTCATGTTCTCTCCCCGGCATGGCCACCTTCGTCACCGCGAGCAAGCCCAACTTCAGGGTCACCAGCACGCGAGACCCCACCCCCCTCATCAGCTACCACACCGGGGAAGTAGATGGCTGGACGGCAGCTTACAGCCAGAACTCTGAGTCTGCAGCGACCGGCCTCACACACGAGATGCGCGCCAGTGTCATAATGAAAACCTCGGACGTGAACAGctcctga